The genomic DNA aataaatgtatttttttgaaggaaatttttcgacattcaattttatttgaaaaattaaataaactaatctAAAATTTCTGGGGAAATTATAGTAGTGAAAATAAATGTTGGCAATTAGTTCAATAATCCCTAAAGAATAGAGTCATCTGGATGAAAATCTAAATCATCTTTCCGTAGTGAAAGCAGACGATTTTACATAGATCCGAAACGTGTTTGATCAGCTTTTGTGGAGTGAGAGAATGCAAGTTATTGGGGTTGACGGTCGTGTCATTGGctatcttttttgttttctgATACTGCAAGCGAAACTAACGAACTCAAGAACCTCTTGGAGGCTCAGTGCTGGCAAAGTCGTCAAAACAACAGACTTCGTGAGCACAGTTGAGGATGATCCTATTCTCGATATCCTGGCGAGCAGCATTAGTATCGGAAATGGACACAGTTGGAGTAGAACAGCTATTTCTGAAAAATACGAAAAGATACAACCCTATTGCCAAGATTGTAAAAGTGTTGCTTCTGGAAACCATGAACGGTAAGAAATCACAGGGAGTTTGGTTCATCTTGGGTAAGAGCTATGGGTATATCTTGTGTCAGAATGTCAAATTGATACTTTTAGTATAAACtggattatatgtatatattgagacttgtatttttcaaatatataattcaagaatttataaatacccggaataaattatattaacatttGATGTTTTATGATTTTTTTGTATACATAATACCTATAGTATTCTCACAATAGAATGATGCACACTTTTATAATAACATTCTATTTAgttgaataatatttaaagGTCTGAAAGGATATATTTCTCAGAGATAAAAGCTTTTGTtccatttttgtatttatttaatgtaactTATATCAATGTTTAGCACACATGTAACAATATCAATGAGATTTTAACCAAAACATTGTAGTTGGTATTTGACATTGTTTTCTATATTACATTGCATGTTTTGcatgttttatataattatcagtatccgatttattattatagtgTATGTTTCGCCTGtcatattttcaaaaaagtACAAAACTAAATATTTAAGCTGTATGAAAAAGTatgaatacataaaatatatgagAATCTGTAGTTAGTtaattcaaaaaaaaaaaattatataaacatacttttatatatatataaatctttttatatacttgtatattttaattattatcaattcttatattttagattttgttcctaataattattataaataacctGATGCAATTTTCTGTTTCTTCCTGTAGTTAGTATTTGTGTGTGGCTTACTGTTCTTTCAGCGTTAAAAAAGCCCTAACTTTGGTCCCCTTGGCAGACGATTCTCGTCATACGTGTTGAAGGATACACCAAATGCCACTGAATCTTTCCCTCTATCATCTCAAGTGTCAAACGAGCAAGTCATGTGCACTTCTGGTCAACAATGTGAGGATATAATTCTAGACTGTGGAAAGCCTGTCAATTTCACTTATTATGACAACTTGCTTGGTGTTGCAAATAGAGATAAACATCCATTGATTCCAGAACTTAATGTAGTACTCATGTTTAAGAAGGATAGTGACAAAACTATGGATGTTGACATTGATCTGTTAGAGAAACGCTTAATGAAAGCAAAAAGAGAGGTACGATTATTAAAGAATACTtcgtttataaataaacaaatagagAGACCTAGTGCAaagctgtatatatatatatataaagtatatatatatactttattcaATTTGTTGTAGAAACCAAAATCTGTCCAACTTTACAATCAAATAGGAAATTTTTGGCGTATAAAAGGTGATGCACAAAAATCAATTGAATGCTTTCGGAGAGCACTTGCTGTATCACCACATAATGCAGAAGTTTTGTTAAATTTAGCTCGAGTATTATTAGTTCAACAATATTTGGATGATGCAACATATTTAGCAAGACGTTCTTTGGAATTACAACCTCCAGATCGTAATGCTTGGGAACAATATCTTACACTTGGTCAAATATTTAAGGTAATTGAAAGTTGTAGAAATATAATCTGTTTCATATAATCACAGtgcatttaaatatatattctatttgattattatttataatacaatattatttaaatttgttttgaaatattatcaaGACATAATTTATCACTACaatgtttattattttgtttgtaGGCATATGGTCATTATCAAGAAGCAGCTGTACATTTACGACATGCTTTAGAATTAAAACCAGACCTCTCTGAAGCAGCAGAAGCTTTAAGAGAGATAGAGTCAATTCCGGTTACAAGCATACATATCTATACATTACTGATAATAATATGTCTGGTAtgtaagataaaaaatatatcattgtaTTGCTTCATTAGTGCAttttacgttaaaaaatataaataattgatattcaTAATATATTGAAAGAACTTTCAATACATTTATGTTGCAGGTACTTGGAGTACTGTTAGTAGTTTTAAGCAGTGTAGAGTGTGATGAAGATTCTAGTCTAGTTAATGGACAATTTCAACGTCCAGTTCAACGTCACTTTAGTCGCGCTATGGCTATGCGCAGTTTACGACTTAATGTTTCTCGTAATAAACGTtgttgattatttaaaaaaaaaaaaataaataaccttGTGATAGAAGAAAATTTCAGCTACTATTATCATTTATCTAACTACGAAGTAttatttgtaatatgatttttaataattatttaatatattaatagttatgcaatttattataattataaatgaaaatatacaataaaaagcAACACCATTTTTCATTtactacaaaaagaaaaatagcgtTAATGACTACATATTCGAGTGCAAACTTTTTAAGGTGTGTAactatatacacacatatgcgCACgtgatttaatattaaaatattttcatgactAAGAATGGAATGTCATTTAcggaattataaaatatttttgttgttatgttaaatattaacataggtattattaacaatattactTAGCATCATTTAcaatatacagtaatattagaatatataagtAATCATTTTGTGTACCTACTCACAAGGTCTAACgaactttttttttatctgtgaataatttacaaatataatttaatatcatctttaaataataatttttaatatatacatgaAACAATGAAGTTCTTTTACTTctgcaaataaaaatatctaataaatttattt from Bombus terrestris chromosome 11, iyBomTerr1.2, whole genome shotgun sequence includes the following:
- the LOC100647273 gene encoding uncharacterized protein LOC100647273, with translation MQVIGVDGRVIGYLFCFLILQAKLTNSRTSWRLSAGKVVKTTDFVSTVEDDPILDILASSISIGNGHSWSRTAISEKYEKIQPYCQDCKSVASGNHERRFSSYVLKDTPNATESFPLSSQVSNEQVMCTSGQQCEDIILDCGKPVNFTYYDNLLGVANRDKHPLIPELNVVLMFKKDSDKTMDVDIDLLEKRLMKAKREKPKSVQLYNQIGNFWRIKGDAQKSIECFRRALAVSPHNAEVLLNLARVLLVQQYLDDATYLARRSLELQPPDRNAWEQYLTLGQIFKAYGHYQEAAVHLRHALELKPDLSEAAEALREIESIPVTSIHIYTLLIIICLVLGVLLVVLSSVECDEDSSLVNGQFQRPVQRHFSRAMAMRSLRLNVSRNKRC